In a single window of the Roseiconus lacunae genome:
- a CDS encoding ABC transporter ATP-binding protein: MNEQPVNELTASEAASGGTDALEVRSADQVPHVHSADTPSIELRRLHRFFGKTKAVNDITFEVQKGQVFGYIGPNGAGKTTSMRILATLDLPSYGDAFVDGFSVVNDPELVRKRLGFMPDSFGTYRDVNCREYLDFFARAYGLVGRERNERLKWVIGFTGTEKMSDKPIRGLSKGMKQRLCLGRALIHDPAVLILDEPAAGLDPRARIELRKMIRELADRGKTILISSHILTELAEMCDAVGIIEQGQLLATGHVDDIQKEMQTEAELTLRILNRQDDLTASLQRLQPHVDLGSIVVDGQLVRFGFSGDLSEQAAIVSGLVAEGFQVAEVSARKKSLEDVFLQVTEGLVQ; this comes from the coding sequence ATGAACGAACAACCTGTGAATGAATTGACTGCGAGCGAGGCCGCTTCGGGAGGCACCGATGCTCTCGAAGTCCGGTCGGCCGATCAAGTTCCACACGTCCACTCCGCCGACACGCCCAGCATTGAACTGCGGCGACTACACCGATTCTTTGGCAAAACCAAGGCGGTCAACGACATCACTTTCGAGGTCCAGAAGGGCCAAGTGTTTGGCTACATCGGCCCCAACGGCGCCGGCAAGACGACATCGATGCGGATCTTGGCGACGTTGGATCTGCCCAGCTACGGCGATGCCTTCGTCGACGGGTTCTCCGTCGTGAATGATCCTGAACTTGTCCGTAAGCGTTTAGGGTTCATGCCCGATTCGTTCGGAACGTACCGCGACGTGAACTGCCGCGAATACTTGGACTTTTTTGCCCGAGCGTATGGGCTGGTCGGCCGTGAGCGAAACGAACGGCTGAAATGGGTGATCGGGTTCACCGGGACCGAAAAAATGTCGGACAAACCGATTCGCGGGCTGAGCAAAGGGATGAAGCAGCGGCTGTGTCTTGGGCGGGCGCTCATTCATGATCCCGCGGTCTTGATCCTTGATGAGCCGGCGGCGGGACTGGATCCGCGTGCCAGAATCGAATTGCGAAAGATGATTCGTGAACTTGCCGATCGCGGTAAAACCATTTTGATCAGCAGTCATATTCTGACCGAACTCGCAGAGATGTGTGACGCGGTGGGGATCATTGAACAAGGACAGCTATTGGCGACCGGCCATGTCGACGACATCCAAAAGGAGATGCAAACCGAAGCGGAGCTGACGTTGCGAATCTTGAATCGTCAAGACGATCTCACCGCCAGCTTGCAGCGATTGCAACCGCACGTCGACCTCGGTTCGATCGTTGTCGACGGACAACTCGTTCGCTTCGGTTTCAGCGGTGACCTGAGTGAGCAAGCCGCGATCGTTTCGGGACTGGTCGCCGAAGGCTTTCAAGTTGCCGAAGTGTCGGCGCGCAAGAAAAGTTTGGAAGATGTCTTTTTGCAAGTCACCGAGGGGTTGGTGCAATGA
- the aroF gene encoding 3-deoxy-7-phosphoheptulonate synthase produces MILILKGGATEQQIDHVIQRVESLGLKAHLSRGTFRTIVGIIGDESEIVVESIRAIPGVAKVVPVLPPYKLASREAHPESSVVDVSGVKIGGGHVGLIAGPCSVEEEDRMHRIAESIAAAGANILRGGAFKPRTSPYAFQGLGEEGLRRLRDVGNAHSLPVVTEVTDPRLVELVAEYADMLQIGARNMQNFALLNEVGASKRPVLLKRGMSATVNDLLMCAEYILSQGNPNVVLCERGIKGFDPATRNLYDVAAVPLVQQLSHLPIIVDPSHATGKPELIPACALAGLAAGADGVHVEVHDCPEVAKSDGPQALLPEQYAELAQQMKSLAELLGKTVSPLPETTA; encoded by the coding sequence GTGATTTTGATCCTCAAGGGCGGTGCGACCGAGCAACAAATCGACCACGTCATTCAACGTGTCGAATCGCTCGGCCTAAAAGCCCACCTTAGCCGCGGCACGTTCCGCACCATCGTCGGAATTATTGGCGATGAGTCGGAAATTGTGGTCGAATCCATCCGTGCGATCCCCGGCGTTGCCAAAGTGGTACCGGTTTTGCCACCCTACAAGCTCGCGTCGCGCGAAGCCCACCCAGAATCCAGTGTTGTCGACGTCAGCGGAGTCAAGATCGGGGGCGGCCACGTCGGCCTGATCGCCGGTCCTTGCAGTGTCGAAGAAGAGGACCGCATGCACCGGATCGCCGAGTCGATCGCGGCGGCGGGTGCGAACATCCTCCGTGGCGGTGCATTCAAGCCGCGGACCAGCCCGTATGCATTTCAAGGCCTCGGCGAAGAAGGTTTGCGACGCCTACGTGATGTCGGCAACGCACACAGCCTTCCGGTCGTCACCGAAGTCACCGACCCGCGTTTGGTCGAGTTGGTCGCCGAGTACGCCGACATGCTTCAAATCGGCGCTCGCAATATGCAAAACTTCGCGCTGCTCAACGAAGTCGGCGCCTCGAAGCGCCCCGTGCTGCTCAAACGTGGCATGTCAGCAACGGTCAATGACCTGCTGATGTGCGCCGAATACATTCTGTCCCAAGGCAACCCGAACGTTGTCTTGTGCGAACGCGGTATCAAAGGATTCGATCCGGCGACCCGCAATTTGTACGACGTCGCTGCGGTCCCGCTGGTCCAACAACTCAGCCACCTGCCGATTATCGTCGACCCTTCGCATGCGACCGGAAAACCTGAACTGATTCCCGCTTGTGCGTTGGCCGGACTGGCCGCCGGGGCTGACGGCGTTCACGTCGAAGTCCACGATTGCCCCGAAGTCGCCAAGAGCGATGGGCCGCAAGCATTGTTGCCAGAGCAGTACGCCGAGCTTGCTCAACAAATGAAAAGCCTCGCCGAACTACTCGGAAAAACCGTTTCACCATTGCCGGAGACCACCGCGTGA
- the tpiA gene encoding triose-phosphate isomerase: MSRRTIIAGNWKMNLRADSAASLAKGVCDAVGENPDVEVAVCPPSVYLHLTSDVLAGSAVGLGAQNLYPADDGAYTGEVNAAMLSDCGCRYVILGHSERRALMGETDQQVSEKLAAALAGNLIPIVCVGETLEDRESGKTEDVVGTQVRGSLAGLDEARAPGVVIAYEPVWAIGTGKTASPEQAEEVHAFIRQLLGELFSGEVADQMRIQYGGSVKPGNAKELLGQPNIDGALVGGASLKVDDFVAIINAG, from the coding sequence GTGAGCCGCCGAACCATTATCGCCGGAAACTGGAAGATGAACCTGCGAGCCGACAGTGCGGCCTCGCTTGCCAAAGGCGTTTGCGACGCGGTGGGCGAAAACCCCGATGTCGAAGTCGCCGTCTGCCCGCCTTCGGTCTACCTGCATCTGACTTCCGACGTTCTCGCCGGCTCGGCCGTCGGTCTGGGCGCACAAAACCTGTACCCCGCCGACGATGGTGCCTACACCGGCGAAGTCAACGCGGCCATGCTGTCTGATTGCGGCTGCCGTTACGTCATTCTGGGCCACAGCGAACGACGCGCGTTGATGGGCGAAACCGACCAGCAAGTCAGCGAGAAACTTGCTGCCGCCCTTGCCGGTAACCTTATCCCGATCGTCTGTGTCGGTGAAACATTGGAAGACCGCGAGTCGGGCAAAACCGAAGACGTCGTCGGTACCCAAGTCCGCGGATCGCTCGCAGGCCTCGACGAAGCACGCGCCCCCGGTGTTGTGATCGCCTACGAACCGGTCTGGGCGATCGGCACCGGCAAGACCGCCTCGCCCGAACAAGCCGAAGAAGTCCACGCGTTTATCCGTCAACTGCTCGGCGAGCTGTTCTCCGGTGAAGTCGCCGACCAAATGCGAATCCAATATGGCGGCAGCGTCAAACCTGGTAATGCCAAGGAATTGCTCGGCCAACCGAATATTGACGGAGCACTCGTCGGTGGCGCCAGCCTGAAAGTCGACGACTTCGTCGCTATCATCAACGCCGGTTGA
- the secG gene encoding preprotein translocase subunit SecG, which yields MTDSIHCAVSMPFDALPLHTLPLASLGSAAIGWVMFMLSLFLILLILVQRGKGGGLAGALGGPGGQSAFGSKAGDTFTLITAVSAIIWGLVCAVAMYTLGVPPVASVDEDLDLETPPALVSPGSEGAPAGGLGGLGGLEGLDSGLLGGDADMTAADDTTEDTDASENDASDEAATETPSAELAPTTGDAAPADADSADATNETESAETDSSDE from the coding sequence ATGACTGATTCAATTCATTGTGCCGTCTCGATGCCTTTCGATGCCCTCCCGCTGCACACTCTTCCGCTCGCGTCCCTTGGTAGCGCCGCGATCGGATGGGTGATGTTCATGCTTTCGCTCTTCCTGATCCTGCTGATCCTCGTCCAACGCGGCAAAGGCGGTGGACTCGCCGGCGCCCTCGGTGGCCCCGGCGGACAAAGCGCCTTCGGAAGTAAAGCGGGCGACACGTTCACCCTGATCACCGCCGTTTCGGCAATCATCTGGGGTTTGGTTTGTGCGGTCGCGATGTACACCCTCGGCGTCCCACCGGTCGCTTCGGTTGATGAAGACCTCGACCTCGAAACGCCCCCGGCGTTGGTCTCCCCCGGCTCCGAAGGTGCACCAGCGGGTGGACTCGGTGGTCTTGGCGGACTGGAAGGTCTCGACAGCGGTCTCCTCGGCGGTGACGCAGACATGACCGCCGCCGATGACACAACGGAAGACACCGATGCGAGCGAGAACGACGCGTCCGACGAAGCGGCAACAGAAACCCCATCGGCCGAGCTTGCCCCCACTACCGGTGACGCTGCACCTGCCGACGCAGACTCTGCCGACGCGACCAACGAAACCGAGTCAGCCGAAACTGATTCTTCCGACGAATAG
- a CDS encoding YicC family protein produces MTSAPAAQSAENASSDSTDSSRAFAVSSMTGQGRATGDSALGTVTIELRAVNHRGFKCSLRSPESVSPLDARIEAELRRHLHRGAINVNVSLERAGGQTPVQINAAVLADYLRQCQQAIQESGISGNHITLSTASLVSLPGVLSGDHSRQNDNQLWNQIRAVVAAAATDLIEMRQREGGAMAETLIADCSTVRQHVDSIAVLAPQVADRYRSRLETKVNRLLAEFDAQVGPTDLLREVQLYADRADISEEITRLGSHLTLFEAVLRGKHEHAKAAGPTQPSQTQSPQPKGAANRDEPAGRRLDFITQEMFRETNTIGSKANHADISALVVEIKCAIERMRELVQNLE; encoded by the coding sequence ATGACGTCTGCCCCCGCCGCCCAGTCTGCCGAGAACGCCTCGAGCGATTCAACGGACAGTTCGCGCGCGTTCGCGGTGTCCAGCATGACCGGGCAGGGCCGAGCGACAGGTGACAGTGCACTCGGAACCGTGACGATCGAACTGCGGGCGGTCAACCACCGCGGCTTCAAGTGCAGCCTGCGCAGCCCCGAGTCGGTCTCGCCTTTGGACGCCCGCATCGAAGCCGAGTTACGCCGACACCTGCATCGTGGTGCGATCAACGTCAACGTTTCGCTCGAACGTGCCGGGGGACAGACCCCCGTTCAAATCAACGCGGCGGTGCTGGCCGATTACTTGCGTCAGTGTCAGCAAGCGATTCAAGAGAGCGGTATCTCTGGCAATCACATCACCCTGAGCACGGCCTCGTTGGTCTCGCTCCCCGGTGTCCTGTCGGGTGATCACAGCCGACAAAACGACAACCAATTGTGGAATCAAATCCGTGCGGTCGTCGCGGCCGCGGCGACGGATTTGATCGAGATGCGGCAACGCGAAGGCGGAGCGATGGCTGAAACGCTCATCGCCGATTGCTCCACCGTCCGTCAACACGTCGACTCGATCGCCGTACTCGCCCCCCAAGTCGCCGATCGATATCGTTCGCGATTGGAGACCAAGGTCAATCGTTTGCTGGCGGAGTTCGACGCCCAAGTCGGTCCGACTGATCTGCTACGTGAAGTCCAGCTGTACGCCGACCGAGCCGACATCAGCGAAGAAATCACTCGCTTAGGAAGCCACTTGACGTTGTTCGAAGCCGTCCTGCGTGGCAAACACGAGCACGCCAAGGCCGCGGGCCCCACTCAGCCGTCGCAGACGCAGTCGCCTCAGCCGAAGGGTGCTGCCAACCGAGACGAGCCGGCCGGGCGCCGGCTGGACTTTATCACCCAAGAGATGTTCCGAGAAACCAACACGATCGGATCGAAAGCCAATCACGCTGACATCTCGGCATTGGTCGTCGAGATCAAATGTGCGATCGAACGGATGCGTGAACTGGTTCAGAACCTAGAATAG
- the gmk gene encoding guanylate kinase, which translates to MNESPAAKLIIISGPSGAGKSTVTKRLLSECELPLRMSVSATTRQPRPGEIPGKAYHFVSQAEFDKLRQENAFLECKEVFGRGHWYGTLRSEVVEGIKAGEWVILEIDVQGALDVMQHPDLEHISLFIHPGSMEELERRLRDRGTESEQAIERRMETAAGEMRFLHEYQYEIINGSVDAAVAQVCRILKDHQENQVCSKS; encoded by the coding sequence ATGAACGAATCCCCCGCCGCCAAGTTGATTATCATTTCCGGGCCCAGTGGTGCCGGAAAATCGACGGTGACCAAACGGCTCTTGTCAGAGTGCGAACTGCCGCTACGGATGAGCGTTTCGGCGACCACCCGTCAGCCTCGCCCTGGTGAAATCCCCGGAAAAGCCTATCATTTCGTCTCGCAAGCGGAATTCGACAAACTGCGTCAAGAGAACGCGTTTCTCGAATGCAAAGAAGTGTTCGGACGCGGACACTGGTACGGCACTCTGCGAAGCGAAGTTGTCGAGGGAATCAAAGCGGGCGAATGGGTGATTTTAGAGATCGATGTTCAAGGCGCCTTGGACGTGATGCAACACCCCGATCTCGAACACATTTCGCTGTTCATCCATCCCGGTTCAATGGAAGAACTCGAGCGACGACTGCGTGACCGGGGAACCGAAAGCGAGCAGGCGATCGAACGCCGAATGGAAACGGCCGCCGGGGAAATGCGATTCCTGCACGAGTACCAATACGAAATCATCAATGGGTCGGTCGACGCGGCCGTCGCCCAAGTTTGCCGAATTCTGAAAGACCACCAGGAGAACCAGGTATGCTCGAAGAGCTAA
- a CDS encoding DNA-directed RNA polymerase subunit omega, whose translation MLEELKDEETVNKVGGRFKLSTLIQKRLVQLNQGSRALVNADTHDKMSIVLKEILQDKIFLNTDNEVEQVTELDLDATIAAAESPDLDPSDL comes from the coding sequence ATGCTCGAAGAGCTAAAAGACGAAGAAACCGTCAACAAGGTTGGCGGACGATTTAAGTTGAGCACGCTGATCCAAAAGCGTTTGGTGCAACTCAACCAAGGCAGCCGCGCGCTCGTCAACGCGGATACCCATGACAAGATGTCGATCGTTTTAAAAGAGATTCTGCAAGACAAGATCTTTCTTAACACCGATAACGAAGTCGAACAGGTTACCGAGTTGGACTTGGACGCGACCATCGCCGCCGCCGAATCTCCCGATCTCGATCCTTCTGATCTGTAA
- a CDS encoding flavoprotein: MTKTAVSDPTLGQQDSAKRILLAVGGGIAAYKSATLCSRLVQAGHRVQATMTRAATEFLGPATLTALSGRAVVTESFSPRHPLGPHIELARDVDLMIVAPATANLIAKFAQGIADDLISTLYLQNVAPVLIAPAMSDPMWGKPSVQRNVRQIAEDGCHLVGPESGWLSCRVRGYGRMSEPETILDHALKILSVPDRRSRDGS, encoded by the coding sequence GTGACCAAGACCGCCGTATCCGATCCAACATTGGGCCAACAGGACTCGGCCAAACGAATCCTGTTGGCGGTCGGCGGTGGGATCGCAGCCTACAAATCTGCGACATTGTGCAGCCGCTTGGTCCAAGCCGGCCACCGTGTCCAAGCCACGATGACCCGGGCGGCCACCGAATTCCTCGGTCCCGCCACCCTCACCGCGCTGTCCGGTCGCGCGGTAGTCACCGAATCTTTCTCGCCCCGGCATCCGCTCGGCCCCCACATCGAACTGGCTCGCGACGTCGACTTGATGATCGTCGCACCGGCGACGGCGAACCTGATCGCCAAATTCGCTCAAGGCATCGCCGACGACCTGATCAGCACGCTGTACCTGCAAAATGTTGCCCCGGTTTTGATCGCCCCGGCAATGAGTGATCCGATGTGGGGCAAACCATCCGTCCAACGCAACGTCCGGCAGATCGCCGAAGACGGATGCCACCTGGTCGGCCCCGAATCGGGCTGGCTTTCTTGTCGCGTGCGTGGGTACGGTCGGATGAGCGAGCCGGAAACGATTCTTGATCATGCCTTAAAAATCCTTTCCGTTCCCGATCGACGATCTCGCGACGGAAGCTAA
- a CDS encoding putative manganese-dependent inorganic diphosphatase, with protein sequence MPLFVFGHRNPDTDAICAAIAYADFLRRTTRPDAIAACCGAPNQRTEFALKKAGLSHPRIVMDVRPVIEDVCQTDVTLATCEEVFYEVYRRMDDRGLRSIPVVDRDKKLVGIVTLLDLLELVLNSNVDPTTARQVRTNLSKIVSVLGGEFQHAVEPDRDEDLIVSVGAMSAGGFTEHIKQFPAERLIVVSGDRPTIQLPALEVGVRALVVTGGYELSDGLMQLAQARGISVLRSPFDTATTTMRIKAAQLISGVVESDFMSLPARMPVADARREIFRSPQTIFPVLEDGELVGVLSKSDLVNPPKPELVLVDHNEIGQAVAGADEARIIEVLDHHRLGGSLKSTEPIRLTMEPVGSTCTLVAKMFQQAGIDPDPSIALCMASGMISDTLFLRSPTTTDTDRNMLDWLQRFCSVQLDQFANDFFKVGSALRTCSPDEVVREDCKHFEESGQKFSISQIEEIGFDLFWQRKKELFGALESMANSQQLEFSALLVTDIASNGSLLLMSREPEGWEEINYPELEDRLYQLDGVVSRKKQLLPLISSLMESH encoded by the coding sequence ATGCCCCTCTTCGTTTTTGGCCATCGCAATCCGGACACCGACGCGATTTGTGCCGCGATCGCCTACGCCGATTTTCTCCGCCGGACGACTCGTCCGGATGCCATCGCGGCCTGTTGCGGTGCCCCAAACCAACGAACGGAATTCGCCCTCAAGAAAGCCGGCCTCTCGCACCCACGGATCGTCATGGATGTGCGTCCGGTGATCGAAGACGTCTGCCAAACCGACGTGACTCTGGCCACCTGCGAAGAGGTGTTTTACGAGGTTTATCGCCGCATGGACGACCGGGGACTTCGCAGCATTCCGGTGGTCGACCGTGACAAGAAGTTGGTCGGAATCGTTACCCTGTTGGACCTTCTGGAACTGGTCCTCAACAGCAACGTCGACCCGACGACGGCACGACAAGTCCGCACCAACCTTTCCAAGATTGTCTCAGTCTTGGGCGGTGAATTCCAACATGCCGTCGAACCGGACCGCGACGAAGATTTGATCGTCAGCGTCGGTGCGATGAGCGCCGGCGGGTTTACCGAACACATCAAACAATTTCCCGCCGAGCGTTTGATCGTCGTCAGCGGTGACCGTCCCACGATCCAGTTACCCGCGCTGGAAGTCGGCGTCCGCGCCCTTGTCGTCACCGGCGGGTATGAACTCAGCGACGGCCTGATGCAACTGGCACAAGCCCGTGGGATTTCGGTCTTGCGCAGCCCGTTTGATACGGCAACGACGACGATGCGGATCAAAGCCGCCCAGCTGATCAGTGGCGTCGTGGAATCGGACTTCATGTCACTGCCGGCCCGCATGCCCGTCGCCGATGCCCGCCGTGAAATCTTTCGTTCGCCACAAACGATCTTTCCCGTTCTCGAAGACGGCGAGCTGGTCGGAGTGCTCAGTAAAAGCGACCTCGTCAATCCACCCAAACCCGAATTGGTCTTGGTCGACCACAACGAGATCGGCCAAGCGGTCGCCGGGGCCGACGAAGCACGGATCATCGAAGTCCTCGACCACCACCGGCTCGGCGGTTCCTTGAAGTCGACCGAGCCGATTCGTTTGACGATGGAACCGGTCGGTTCAACGTGCACGCTGGTCGCCAAAATGTTCCAACAAGCCGGCATCGATCCCGATCCCTCGATCGCCCTTTGCATGGCTTCTGGGATGATCAGCGACACGCTGTTCTTGCGTTCGCCGACGACCACCGACACCGACCGCAACATGCTCGATTGGCTGCAGCGATTCTGTAGCGTCCAACTCGATCAGTTCGCCAACGACTTCTTCAAAGTCGGCTCGGCCCTGAGAACCTGCAGCCCCGACGAAGTGGTCCGCGAAGACTGCAAGCACTTCGAAGAGTCGGGACAGAAATTTTCAATCTCACAAATCGAAGAAATCGGCTTCGACCTCTTTTGGCAGCGCAAGAAGGAACTTTTCGGTGCCCTCGAAAGCATGGCAAACTCGCAGCAATTGGAATTCAGTGCGCTTTTGGTGACCGACATCGCCAGCAACGGCAGTTTGTTGTTGATGAGCCGGGAACCGGAGGGCTGGGAAGAGATCAACTATCCAGAACTTGAGGACCGGCTCTATCAACTCGATGGCGTCGTCAGCCGCAAAAAGCAACTCCTCCCGCTGATCAGCAGCCTCATGGAATCGCACTGA